Part of the Candidatus Aenigmatarchaeota archaeon genome, TTTGGGACATGAATATTATTTCAGTTAAAACCTAAAATATTATTAACAGAATTATACCTAGGGCTATTAAAATTATACCTAAAATCCAACCTAAAATCGGGATAAAAAGTGAAATAATACCAAGTAATATAGTCAATAAACCTATGGACTTGCCAAATATTAGTTTGAGGCCTATTATTGCGGATATAAGGCTTATCCACCAAGGTAGATTTGGAAATTGATTTCTTATTAAATAAGAGGACACAAGGAAAATAAAACCGACTATTAATTTTAAAGTTTTAGCCATAAAAAGAAATATATTGTTGCAAATTAATTTTTAAGTGGATTTTATGTTAAATTTGGTTGGATTAGGTTTATGGGATGAAAATGGTTTGACATTGGAAGGAATTGAAATCTCTAAGAATTCAGATGAAGTTTTTATCGAAACTTACACTTCAGTTTGGTATGGTTCAATAGAAAATTTGGAAAAAATAATAGATAAGAAAATTGGGAGGATTGGTAGGGGGGATCTAGAAGATAAATTCGGGTATATACTGAAAAAATCTAAAGTCAAGAAAATAACAATTTTAATTCCGGGGGATCCTCTCGTTGCAACTACTCATTTAAACTTGATTCTTGAAGCAAAAAAAATGGGAATAGATACAAGAGTTGTACATAATTCCTCAATATACTCTGCTGTCGGAGAAACAGGGTTGCATTTGTATAAATTCGGTTATACAATCACAATTCCTTTTCCTGAAAAGACCAAAGGTGAGAAACCAAATAGTATTTTTGAAAGGTTTTCAGAAAATAGAAAGAGGGGGTTACACACTCTATGTTTATTGGATATATCATCTGAAGAAAAAAAATACATGACTCCCAATGAAGGAATTAAAATTTTGTTATCTGGGGGTTTGGTAGAGGATGACTATATTATTGTATTTTGTAGGGCCGGAAGTAAAAATTCCGATATTTTTTTTGGAATGGTTAGGGATTTAATCGAACTTGACTTTGGTGATCCACCATATGTTATAATAATACCTGGTGAATTGCATTTTACGGAGAAAGAGTTCCTAGATTATTACGGGATAAAAATTAGTTAATAAATTAAAATGTAATATATTATTATGGAAATTGGGTTATTGGTAGTATCCATTCTAATGGTTATAATAGTAGGCATATTTGGTTACATATTCATAAACCTAACTACCAAATGGGGAAAGAAAAGGGTTCGAGAAATTTCTGAAAGATTTGATTCGGAACTGAATCAATTAAAATCAAAACAACAGGAAATTAAAAGACTGGAAAAAGAAATATCCATATTAAAGGTCAAAAAAATGGAATTAATAAAAAAGGGTGAAATCCAAAAAGCCAGGGAAATAGAAGATGAAATTATAAGATTACAGAAGAACAAGGATAAAATTCATAGGGTCATTGAAAGTAGGTATTGATTGACCTTTTATTTAACAATTAAAATTCCTATAACAATAATAACTAAACCAATTATAAGTAGTGGGAAACCAAAAAGAGTCGAAATTCCATGGGTGAAAAATCCGGCTGGAATCAGACCTAGCGAAATCAAAGATAAAATTGTCCCAGATATTATAAGAAAAAACCCAAATCCCCTTTTAAAACCCATTAAAAGTATAAGGCTAAGAAACCAAAGAGACGTCCCCAAAGGTGGCATAAATATAGTCAAAATACCACCTATGATCAATAAAACTGTTGCAAGTTTCTTATTTACCATCAAATCATTATTATAAAATTAATTTTTATTTATTTAATCCTATCTCCTTTTCAACCAAATTTATGACATCTTTGGGGTCAGCTTTTCCTCTTACTTTTGACATTACCAAACCAATTATTTTTTCTTTTGAGGAACCGGAATTAT contains:
- the dph5 gene encoding diphthine synthase, with amino-acid sequence MLNLVGLGLWDENGLTLEGIEISKNSDEVFIETYTSVWYGSIENLEKIIDKKIGRIGRGDLEDKFGYILKKSKVKKITILIPGDPLVATTHLNLILEAKKMGIDTRVVHNSSIYSAVGETGLHLYKFGYTITIPFPEKTKGEKPNSIFERFSENRKRGLHTLCLLDISSEEKKYMTPNEGIKILLSGGLVEDDYIIVFCRAGSKNSDIFFGMVRDLIELDFGDPPYVIIIPGELHFTEKEFLDYYGIKIS